Proteins encoded within one genomic window of Nitrospina gracilis 3/211:
- a CDS encoding PD-(D/E)XK nuclease family protein, with amino-acid sequence MPSPVDTSTLVLTVNVRLARWLTLQHNCNQSASQKVWDTPSIIPFDAWLKETWIASWPRQHVLSSLQSKKLWERIIQDDVQSERLDIMHLQGAAQDAAKAYELTQQYEVADKPDLFNLSEEATAYYRWQTQYRERLRRWDALDAAELLPAVQKSMQAGTIPVPVAITFAGFDEITPQLNRFILYLKTRNVKISWYPAEPATSEKVLPEKKDQWKGEFRRYPDPQTEVIECARWIRSVMQPGKTIGIVVTEMDGYRAMLVRELKAELAPESVYCWQGKEAPFNISLGTSLAQERMVDLALELLACSNHVFSTLIVSQILRSPYFADWAKEESARLKWDLILRLHHPVRVTLNQLLKLKNLQENPGFSSFLYKWKNWLDSKGARRPSDWGKAIARLLHEMNWPRGGRGLSSREFQIHDAWNECLDELATLDGVLGKIDRTTAMNTLTHIVREKIFQPKTREEPIQVVGLLESAGMQFDHVWILGCHADALPPHNDPNPYIPFTLQRQHNLPHCTPNRTLQFYETILLRLLKSSTDVQISFPALIEDRENLPSPLLSPWNEWDPPSNEFTSYRLIDQFQEHSILEEMADRSWIRVNPEELENLRGGHAVLKHQAECPFRAFALHRLKIRDIQPKEVDMDALARGNLVHAILERFWREVKTKQALDRLADDGILPEVIQTQVDVVLSANQNLFSGQDEFKKLERQRLVNLVKEWLALEQAREDFEVLSTETPVEFSLDKLHLRLKIDRVDRIGKHLALIDYKTGKEFPVTGWYNERIREPQLPLYCLAHPADATLFARVSKGKCGFKGMGIDTPDIPGIKNKSPGKGGFEDWDQSKAFWKTRLQAAAAQFLEGATGIDPLDKPSVCDHCELPTLCRKAELLHSTGGEESDEAEE; translated from the coding sequence ATGCCTTCGCCTGTGGACACATCCACGTTGGTCCTAACAGTCAATGTTCGACTTGCCCGTTGGCTGACCCTTCAACACAACTGCAATCAATCCGCATCTCAAAAAGTTTGGGATACACCCAGTATCATACCTTTCGATGCATGGCTGAAAGAAACCTGGATCGCCTCCTGGCCACGCCAGCATGTTCTCTCTTCACTTCAATCCAAAAAGCTTTGGGAGCGCATCATTCAGGATGACGTGCAATCCGAACGGCTCGATATCATGCACCTTCAGGGTGCAGCTCAGGATGCAGCCAAAGCCTATGAACTGACCCAGCAATACGAAGTAGCCGACAAACCGGATCTATTCAATCTTTCTGAGGAGGCCACCGCTTATTATCGCTGGCAGACGCAGTACCGCGAACGCTTGAGACGATGGGATGCACTCGATGCGGCGGAACTCCTGCCCGCTGTGCAAAAAAGCATGCAGGCGGGAACCATCCCGGTCCCGGTCGCCATCACCTTTGCCGGATTCGACGAAATCACGCCGCAACTGAACCGCTTCATCCTTTATTTAAAAACACGCAATGTGAAAATTTCCTGGTATCCGGCCGAACCGGCTACTTCCGAAAAAGTCCTCCCTGAAAAGAAGGATCAATGGAAGGGTGAATTTAGGCGTTACCCCGACCCGCAAACGGAAGTCATTGAATGCGCCCGCTGGATTCGCTCGGTCATGCAACCCGGAAAAACCATCGGCATTGTTGTCACGGAAATGGACGGCTACCGTGCAATGCTGGTACGCGAATTGAAAGCCGAACTGGCTCCTGAATCCGTTTACTGTTGGCAGGGAAAGGAAGCGCCCTTCAACATCTCGCTCGGCACGTCGCTCGCTCAGGAACGCATGGTGGACCTGGCTTTGGAACTGCTCGCCTGCTCCAATCACGTCTTTTCCACGCTCATCGTTTCGCAGATTCTGCGTTCGCCTTATTTTGCAGATTGGGCGAAGGAAGAGTCCGCGCGCCTGAAATGGGATCTCATCCTGCGCCTGCATCACCCCGTCCGGGTGACTTTGAATCAGTTACTTAAATTGAAAAACCTGCAGGAGAATCCCGGATTTTCCTCATTCCTTTATAAATGGAAAAACTGGCTGGATTCAAAAGGAGCACGTCGCCCGAGCGATTGGGGCAAGGCGATCGCCCGGCTGTTGCACGAAATGAACTGGCCACGCGGTGGAAGGGGTCTTTCCAGCCGGGAATTTCAGATTCACGACGCCTGGAATGAATGCCTGGATGAACTGGCCACACTGGATGGCGTGTTGGGCAAAATCGATCGCACTACGGCAATGAACACACTCACGCACATCGTCCGTGAAAAAATCTTCCAGCCCAAAACGCGGGAGGAACCGATTCAGGTGGTAGGTCTATTGGAATCGGCAGGCATGCAATTCGATCATGTGTGGATTCTTGGTTGCCACGCAGATGCCCTGCCCCCTCATAACGACCCAAATCCATACATCCCCTTTACTCTCCAACGTCAACATAACCTGCCGCATTGCACACCCAACCGGACTTTGCAGTTTTACGAAACCATTCTACTCCGGCTTCTGAAGTCGTCGACAGATGTTCAAATCAGTTTTCCGGCTTTGATCGAAGACCGCGAGAATCTTCCCAGTCCCCTGTTGTCGCCCTGGAATGAATGGGACCCTCCTTCCAATGAATTCACTTCGTACCGCCTCATAGACCAATTCCAGGAACACAGTATTCTGGAAGAGATGGCAGACCGATCCTGGATCCGGGTGAACCCAGAGGAGTTGGAAAACCTGAGAGGAGGTCATGCCGTTCTCAAGCATCAGGCCGAATGCCCCTTTCGTGCATTCGCTCTGCATCGCCTTAAAATCAGGGATATCCAACCCAAAGAGGTCGATATGGATGCCCTGGCTCGTGGAAACCTCGTGCATGCCATCCTGGAAAGATTCTGGCGGGAAGTCAAGACCAAACAGGCTCTCGATCGTTTGGCAGACGATGGAATTTTGCCGGAGGTCATCCAAACCCAGGTCGATGTCGTTCTGTCCGCGAATCAGAATTTATTTTCTGGCCAGGATGAATTCAAAAAGTTGGAGCGCCAGCGACTGGTCAACCTGGTTAAGGAATGGCTGGCATTGGAACAGGCAAGAGAAGACTTTGAAGTCCTCAGCACGGAAACCCCGGTTGAGTTTTCGTTGGACAAACTGCACCTGCGACTCAAGATCGATCGCGTGGATCGCATCGGCAAACATCTGGCCCTGATCGACTACAAGACAGGAAAAGAATTTCCCGTTACAGGCTGGTACAACGAACGCATCCGGGAACCGCAACTGCCGCTTTATTGCCTGGCGCATCCCGCCGACGCCACCTTGTTCGCCCGGGTCAGCAAGGGGAAATGTGGTTTCAAAGGCATGGGAATCGACACGCCGGACATTCCGGGAATAAAAAACAAATCTCCCGGGAAAGGCGGTTTCGAAGATTGGGATCAATCTAAAGCGTTCTGGAAAACCCGCTTACAGGCAGCCGCCGCGCAATTCCTGGAAGGAGCCACCGGCATCGACCCTCTGGATAAACCCAGCGTCTGCGACCATTGCGAACTGCCCACCTTGTGCCGAAAAGCGGAACTGCTCCATTCAACCGGCGGCGAAGAAAGCGATGAGGCGGAAGAATGA
- a CDS encoding molybdenum cofactor biosynthesis protein MoaE, protein MSTATESKVRIQKEDFNIHEEIEMMKKSSRNIGGITTFLGTGRELNKGENITELNFEHYPQMAEKKLAEIREKAIQDFGIIDMSIIHRIGHIDIGENIVLIIACGEHRQETFKSCEWAIAELKRTTPIWKRETTSKGEVWVQATP, encoded by the coding sequence ATGAGCACGGCAACGGAATCCAAAGTCCGCATTCAGAAAGAAGATTTCAACATCCATGAAGAAATTGAAATGATGAAGAAGTCGTCGCGCAACATCGGCGGCATCACCACCTTTCTGGGCACGGGCCGGGAGTTGAACAAAGGCGAGAACATCACCGAACTCAATTTCGAGCATTACCCGCAGATGGCGGAAAAGAAGCTGGCGGAAATCCGCGAGAAGGCGATACAGGACTTCGGCATCATCGACATGAGCATCATTCACCGCATCGGGCACATCGACATCGGTGAAAACATCGTGCTCATCATCGCCTGCGGCGAACACCGTCAGGAAACATTCAAGTCCTGCGAATGGGCGATCGCCGAACTCAAGCGCACCACGCCCATCTGGAAACGGGAGACCACTTCCAAAGGCGAAGTCTGGGTTCAGGCAACACCTTAA
- a CDS encoding MoaD/ThiS family protein — MVTVKYFANLRQMAGKEEDRFELEGEVTLEGLTHMIGKTLPQIGEMVRQKKIMISINYDVVPLDTVVKDGDEIALLPPFSGGL; from the coding sequence ATGGTGACCGTCAAGTATTTTGCCAATCTCCGGCAGATGGCGGGCAAGGAGGAAGACCGGTTTGAACTGGAGGGAGAAGTCACCCTCGAAGGTCTCACGCACATGATCGGCAAAACCCTGCCGCAGATCGGCGAGATGGTGCGTCAGAAAAAAATCATGATTTCTATCAACTACGATGTGGTGCCCCTGGATACGGTGGTGAAGGACGGTGACGAAATTGCACTCCTTCCACCCTTCTCCGGCGGCCTTTGA
- the moaC gene encoding cyclic pyranopterin monophosphate synthase MoaC — protein MNNPLTHFNEEGRARMVDVSEKQVTERVATAQGTVFMRPETLRLIQEGQIKKGDVLAVAQVAGIQGAKKTSDVIPMCHPLMLNGVDIQFRECPEVDANGLCSIHITATVKVTGKTGVEMEALTSVSMAALTIYDMCKAVDRDMFFNEIGLTYKAGGKSGTFTREQVSEA, from the coding sequence ATGAACAATCCGCTGACGCATTTTAATGAAGAAGGCCGCGCCCGCATGGTGGACGTGTCCGAAAAGCAGGTCACCGAGCGGGTCGCCACCGCCCAGGGCACGGTGTTCATGCGGCCGGAAACCCTGCGGCTCATCCAGGAAGGCCAGATCAAAAAAGGCGATGTGCTGGCCGTGGCGCAGGTGGCGGGCATCCAGGGTGCAAAAAAGACATCGGACGTCATTCCCATGTGCCATCCGCTCATGCTGAACGGCGTGGACATCCAGTTCCGGGAATGTCCGGAGGTGGACGCCAACGGCCTGTGTTCCATCCACATCACGGCCACAGTGAAAGTCACCGGCAAAACCGGAGTTGAGATGGAAGCACTGACATCCGTTTCCATGGCGGCACTCACCATCTACGACATGTGCAAGGCAGTGGACCGTGACATGTTTTTCAATGAAATCGGGTTGACCTACAAGGCCGGCGGCAAATCCGGCACCTTCACCCGCGAACAGGTTTCGGAGGCGTAA
- a CDS encoding VOC family protein yields the protein MNHPLNHKIAFVHYGTVDLDRAVAFYQNVLGMKLLFKLDDWAEFDLNGQRLALRRVDRWEPEANAGAMVHLEARPIELVVEVLKNKGVAIVHEIEEHPYGKMATFLDPDGNRIGLYQPPDEKKPA from the coding sequence TTGAACCACCCTCTGAACCACAAAATCGCATTCGTGCATTACGGCACTGTGGACCTCGACCGGGCCGTTGCATTTTATCAGAACGTGCTCGGCATGAAACTGTTGTTCAAGTTAGACGATTGGGCTGAATTCGACCTCAACGGCCAGCGTCTGGCACTTCGCCGAGTGGACCGGTGGGAACCGGAGGCAAATGCCGGGGCCATGGTTCACCTGGAGGCCCGACCCATCGAACTGGTTGTGGAGGTGCTGAAAAACAAGGGGGTTGCGATTGTCCACGAGATCGAGGAACATCCTTACGGCAAAATGGCGACGTTTCTCGACCCGGACGGCAACCGGATCGGTCTGTACCAGCCTCCGGACGAAAAAAAACCGGCGTGA
- a CDS encoding esterase/lipase family protein has protein sequence MWILSLTLIAGEPDRVWAEGQECVVILHGIARTSASMAPLAAYLDENGYSAINIDYPSTDHAIDDLVERVHEKLLASPWTQECITHYVGYSMGALIARGLIHKHRPEKLGRVVLLAPPNEGSEVADFWKNNFLYEWLYGPAGQELGTQKNAYRDRFGEVDFEVGVIAGDRSIDPLSSSIIPGPDDGKVSIPRTKLPGMKDHIVVHATHTFIMKNEKVMKQTLYFLKHGAFKEER, from the coding sequence ATGTGGATACTGAGCCTGACGTTGATAGCGGGGGAACCAGACCGGGTCTGGGCGGAGGGACAGGAGTGTGTGGTCATTTTGCATGGCATTGCCCGGACCAGTGCGTCGATGGCTCCCTTGGCGGCATACCTGGATGAAAACGGTTATTCGGCCATCAACATCGATTACCCATCCACGGACCACGCCATCGACGATCTTGTGGAACGAGTGCATGAAAAACTGCTTGCATCCCCATGGACTCAGGAGTGCATTACCCACTATGTGGGATACTCGATGGGAGCGTTGATTGCGCGGGGGCTCATCCACAAACACCGTCCGGAGAAGCTGGGCCGGGTGGTCCTGCTGGCTCCGCCCAATGAAGGTAGTGAGGTGGCGGATTTCTGGAAGAACAATTTCCTGTACGAATGGCTGTACGGTCCAGCGGGCCAGGAATTGGGCACGCAAAAAAATGCATATCGCGACCGCTTCGGAGAAGTAGATTTCGAGGTTGGGGTGATCGCAGGAGACCGGTCGATCGATCCTCTGTCCTCTTCCATCATCCCCGGACCGGACGATGGCAAGGTGTCGATTCCCCGCACGAAGCTGCCCGGCATGAAGGACCATATTGTGGTGCACGCCACGCATACCTTCATCATGAAAAATGAAAAGGTGATGAAACAGACTCTGTATTTTCTCAAGCACGGTGCTTTTAAAGAAGAAAGGTGA
- a CDS encoding acyl-[ACP]--phospholipid O-acyltransferase — protein sequence MLKNQLNLLWTRRFLPLFVTQFLGAFNDNLFKNALVILITYVAAEKAGLNAQLMITAAAGIFILPFFLFSATAGQLADKYEKSRLVRIIKFVEILLMIGAGYGFYIESVNLLMIILFLMGTQSAFFGPIKYGILPELLVEDELIGGNALIEAGTFVSILVGTIVGGLLILRDGGVWMVTGLVVMLATVGFVGSLYIPKRQAAAPKLKVDYNFFRETWNIVRYSYQNRDVFLSILGISWFWLIGATFLAQFPTYGKDIIGGNEELVTLFLTVFSVGIGVGSLLCNRLLKGEIVATYVPLGMLGMTVFIIDLYFASQSTFISTDTELIGAGAFLTHFSSWRILFDMLMISLCGGLYIVPLYAILQSRSEITHRSRTIASNNVLNALFMVVSAIGTAIMLKMGFDVTRVFLTLAILNTFVALYTCQLLPDALVKSILIWIFHTLYKVEVKGFENYKKVSNGKFIIIANHLSFLDAALIAAYTPVKLTFAINTYIARSWMVRPFLSLVDTFAMDPTSPIATRGLIEAIRNGARVMIFPEGRITVTGSLMKVYEGPGMIADKSGAPVLPVRINGAQYTPFSRMRGKLPMRWFPKITLTFLEPRTFHVPDEVKGRKRRKLAASQLYRLMSNMLFESSDSRKTLFEALLEACFAHGGGHAVAEDIERKPINYRQLILRSFILGRHIAKGTEPGEYVGVLLPNANGALVTFFGLQAFGRIPAMLNFSVGTKNMLASCDAAKIKTVYTSRLFIEKGKLHDVTDALEKAKINIVYLENLQKEIGLFAKLRGVLSSLFPERAYRKACRGETDPGSPCVVLFTSGSEGVPKGVVLTHANIVSNVNQLNARIDLGPTDIVFNSLPVFHSFGLTGGTLLPALCGLKIFFYPSPLHYRQIPELIYDTNATIMFGTDTFLAGYAHYGHPYDFYNLRYMFAGAEKLKEETRKVWAEKFGIRIFEGYGATETAPILSLNTPMLSKPGTVGCFLPAIEHKLETIPGIDEGGRLWVTGPNVMAGYLRHTNPGVLEPPEGRWYDTGDIVDIDEEGFITIKGRAKRFAKIGGEMISLTAVESYLSILWPDHNHAVVTLPDEKKGEQMVLVTTNKDAARDAIVQHVKANGLGELSIPKKIMVVDEVPLLATGKVDYVTTQELVNTDHGA from the coding sequence ATGCTTAAAAACCAACTCAATCTTCTTTGGACACGGCGGTTTCTACCCCTGTTCGTCACCCAGTTCCTCGGCGCCTTCAACGACAATCTTTTCAAAAACGCGCTGGTCATCCTCATCACCTACGTCGCCGCGGAAAAGGCCGGCCTGAACGCGCAGTTGATGATCACCGCCGCCGCGGGCATCTTCATTCTACCCTTCTTCCTGTTTTCGGCCACGGCCGGCCAACTCGCCGACAAATACGAAAAATCGCGTCTGGTCAGGATCATCAAGTTCGTCGAAATCCTGCTCATGATCGGCGCGGGTTACGGATTCTACATAGAAAGCGTCAACCTGCTCATGATCATCCTGTTTCTCATGGGCACCCAGTCGGCATTCTTCGGACCCATCAAATACGGAATCCTGCCGGAACTGCTGGTGGAGGACGAACTGATCGGCGGCAACGCCCTGATCGAGGCCGGCACCTTCGTCTCCATACTCGTCGGCACCATCGTCGGCGGTCTGTTGATCCTGCGCGATGGCGGGGTGTGGATGGTCACCGGCCTCGTCGTCATGCTGGCCACCGTCGGCTTCGTCGGCAGCCTGTATATTCCGAAACGCCAGGCCGCCGCCCCCAAGCTGAAGGTCGATTACAATTTTTTCAGGGAAACCTGGAACATCGTCCGCTACTCTTACCAGAACAGGGATGTATTTCTGTCGATCCTGGGCATCTCGTGGTTCTGGTTGATCGGCGCCACCTTCCTCGCCCAGTTCCCGACATACGGCAAGGACATCATCGGCGGCAACGAGGAACTGGTGACCCTGTTCCTCACCGTGTTCTCGGTCGGTATCGGCGTCGGATCCCTGCTCTGCAACCGTTTGCTGAAAGGCGAGATCGTCGCCACCTACGTGCCGCTCGGTATGCTGGGCATGACGGTGTTCATCATCGACCTGTATTTCGCAAGCCAGAGCACGTTCATCTCAACCGATACAGAGTTGATCGGCGCCGGGGCGTTCCTCACGCATTTCTCCAGCTGGCGTATCCTGTTTGACATGCTCATGATTTCCCTGTGTGGTGGGCTCTACATCGTTCCCCTTTACGCAATCCTTCAATCGCGTTCGGAGATCACGCACCGTTCCCGCACCATTGCCAGCAACAATGTGCTGAACGCCCTGTTCATGGTGGTCTCCGCCATTGGCACCGCCATCATGCTGAAGATGGGTTTCGACGTCACCCGCGTCTTCCTGACCCTCGCGATCCTCAACACATTCGTCGCGCTTTACACCTGCCAGCTTCTGCCCGACGCCCTCGTCAAATCCATCCTCATCTGGATCTTTCACACGCTTTATAAAGTAGAAGTAAAAGGTTTCGAGAATTACAAAAAAGTCTCAAACGGCAAATTCATCATCATCGCCAACCACCTTTCGTTCCTGGATGCCGCGCTCATCGCCGCCTACACCCCGGTGAAACTGACCTTTGCCATCAACACCTACATCGCAAGGTCGTGGATGGTTAGGCCCTTCCTGTCCCTGGTGGACACCTTTGCCATGGACCCGACCAGCCCCATCGCCACGCGCGGACTCATCGAGGCGATCCGCAACGGCGCCCGGGTGATGATCTTCCCGGAAGGCCGCATCACAGTTACGGGATCGCTGATGAAGGTGTATGAAGGACCCGGCATGATCGCTGACAAATCCGGCGCACCCGTTCTACCCGTACGCATCAACGGTGCACAGTACACACCTTTCTCGCGCATGCGCGGCAAGCTGCCGATGCGCTGGTTTCCCAAAATCACCCTCACCTTCCTGGAACCGCGCACGTTCCACGTGCCGGATGAAGTGAAAGGTCGCAAACGCCGCAAACTTGCCGCCAGCCAGTTGTACCGGCTGATGTCGAACATGCTGTTCGAAAGCAGTGATTCCCGCAAAACCCTGTTCGAAGCCCTGCTGGAGGCATGCTTTGCCCACGGCGGAGGGCACGCCGTGGCGGAGGACATCGAACGCAAACCCATCAACTACCGTCAGCTGATTTTGCGCAGTTTCATACTCGGCCGCCACATAGCCAAAGGCACAGAGCCTGGGGAATACGTGGGCGTGCTGTTGCCCAACGCGAACGGTGCTCTGGTCACGTTTTTCGGTTTGCAGGCGTTCGGACGCATCCCGGCGATGCTTAATTTTTCCGTCGGCACCAAAAACATGCTCGCCTCCTGCGACGCGGCGAAGATCAAGACGGTTTACACCTCGCGCCTGTTCATCGAGAAAGGAAAACTGCACGACGTCACCGACGCACTCGAAAAAGCAAAAATAAACATCGTTTACCTGGAAAACCTTCAAAAGGAAATCGGCCTGTTCGCCAAACTGCGCGGCGTGCTATCCAGCCTGTTTCCCGAACGCGCCTACCGCAAAGCATGCCGGGGAGAAACCGACCCGGGCAGCCCCTGCGTGGTGCTCTTCACCTCCGGTTCCGAAGGCGTTCCCAAAGGCGTGGTGCTGACTCACGCCAACATTGTCTCCAACGTTAATCAACTGAACGCGCGCATCGACCTCGGCCCCACCGACATCGTGTTCAACTCGCTTCCGGTTTTCCATTCCTTCGGTCTCACCGGCGGCACGCTTCTGCCTGCGCTGTGCGGGCTCAAGATTTTCTTTTACCCGTCGCCCCTGCATTACCGCCAAATCCCGGAACTCATCTACGACACCAACGCCACCATCATGTTCGGAACCGACACGTTTCTCGCCGGGTATGCGCATTACGGACACCCATACGACTTCTACAACCTGCGTTACATGTTCGCCGGCGCGGAAAAACTGAAGGAAGAAACGCGCAAGGTGTGGGCGGAAAAGTTCGGCATCCGCATCTTCGAAGGCTACGGCGCAACTGAAACCGCCCCCATCCTGTCGCTCAACACGCCCATGCTCAGCAAGCCGGGAACGGTGGGGTGCTTCCTGCCCGCCATCGAACACAAACTGGAAACCATTCCCGGCATCGATGAAGGCGGACGGTTGTGGGTCACCGGCCCCAACGTCATGGCGGGCTACCTGCGGCACACCAACCCGGGCGTGCTGGAACCGCCGGAGGGACGCTGGTACGACACGGGAGACATCGTGGACATCGACGAGGAAGGCTTCATCACAATCAAGGGCCGGGCCAAGCGCTTCGCCAAGATCGGCGGGGAGATGATTTCACTGACCGCCGTGGAATCGTACCTCTCCATCCTGTGGCCGGACCACAATCACGCCGTGGTCACGCTTCCCGACGAGAAAAAAGGCGAGCAGATGGTGCTGGTCACGACAAACAAGGATGCCGCCCGTGACGCCATCGTCCAGCACGTCAAGGCCAACGGGCTGGGCGAACTGAGCATCCCGAAGAAAATCATGGTGGTCGATGAAGTGCCTCTTCTTGCCACGGGCAAGGTGGATTACGTCACGACGCAGGAGTTGGTCAACACCGATCACGGAGCCTGA
- a CDS encoding DMT family transporter has product MASTSIGLILLSCLFHALWNILTQTSKNSNYLSGLKGVVIMVGAILFLATSGSTTVPDEMWGWIAASGVLHGVYILSLSKAYQTQDISYVYPIARSAPVFVPVFAWFLLEERLSFSAMTAIVLILLAIYILHFDGHLIRGFRNLWDAILHKDMRWAFITLGLVVSYSLVDKRGMEIFIAARPDHAMQNGFVFFFLEALIGFTLCNLYLFSVHSPREIISVWKAEWGRGLVAALATVGSYGLICVVLQFEDVSQVVAVRQVSVLMVVLWGVLKMKESFGPQRVLAGILVVFGVGLMGWKP; this is encoded by the coding sequence TTGGCCTCCACCAGTATTGGACTGATCCTGCTTTCCTGCCTGTTTCATGCTTTGTGGAACATACTCACGCAGACCAGTAAAAACTCCAATTACCTGTCCGGACTGAAAGGAGTGGTCATCATGGTGGGCGCGATCCTGTTTCTTGCCACCTCCGGCTCCACCACGGTGCCCGACGAAATGTGGGGGTGGATCGCTGCGTCCGGTGTGTTGCACGGGGTTTATATTCTCAGCCTGTCAAAAGCCTACCAGACACAGGACATTTCGTATGTCTATCCCATTGCCCGCTCCGCCCCCGTGTTCGTGCCGGTGTTTGCGTGGTTCCTGTTGGAGGAACGATTGAGCTTCTCTGCCATGACGGCGATCGTGCTTATTCTGCTGGCCATTTACATACTGCATTTCGACGGTCACCTGATCAGGGGATTCCGCAATTTGTGGGACGCCATCCTGCACAAAGACATGCGCTGGGCATTCATCACGCTGGGCCTGGTGGTGTCATACAGCCTGGTGGACAAACGCGGTATGGAGATATTCATTGCCGCCCGGCCGGACCACGCAATGCAGAATGGATTCGTATTTTTCTTTTTGGAGGCGTTGATCGGTTTCACCCTGTGCAACCTGTACCTGTTCTCGGTCCATTCTCCACGAGAGATCATCTCGGTATGGAAAGCCGAGTGGGGGCGGGGACTGGTGGCCGCCTTGGCGACGGTGGGCTCCTACGGCCTGATCTGCGTGGTGCTTCAGTTTGAAGATGTCAGCCAGGTGGTTGCGGTGCGTCAGGTCAGTGTTCTGATGGTTGTTCTTTGGGGTGTTTTAAAAATGAAAGAATCCTTCGGACCGCAACGTGTTCTCGCCGGGATATTGGTGGTATTTGGAGTGGGCTTGATGGGATGGAAGCCTTGA